Below is a window of Acidobacteriota bacterium DNA.
AACTGGACGATCAGAATGGCGTTCTTGGTGGTGAGGCCGAGCACGGTGAGCAGGCCGATCTGGAAGTAAACGTCGTTGGGCAGGCCGCGCCAGGTGGACGCCAGCACACCGCCGATGACCCCCAGCGGCAGAGCGAACAGAATGGAGATGGGGATCGTCCAGCTCTCGTACAGGGCCGCCAGAACCAGGAAGATGGCCAGAATGGAGAACGTGTACAGCAGTCCGGTCTGGGCCTGGCCCATGCGCTCCTGGTACGACAGGCCGGTCCAGTCGTAGCCGAAACCCTGGGGCAGCTTCGCGACGATCTCCTCCATGGCCTGCATGGCCTCGCCGGAGCTCCGGCCGGGCGCCGCCTCGCCGAGGAAGTTCAGCGCCGGGAAGCCGTTGTACCGCTCCAGCCGGGGCGAGTCGTAGATCCACCGCCCCGAGGCCAGCGCGGCGACTGGCACCATCTCGCCCAGGTTGTTGCGGACGTAGAGGCGATCCAGGCCGTTGGGCAACATGCGGAAGGCGGAGTCCGCCTGGGCGTACACCCGCTTGACACGGCCGCCCTGGATGAAGTCGTTGACGTACGCGCTGCCGAAGGCTGTGGCGATGGTGGCCTGGATGGCGGTCACGCTCACCCCGAGGGTGCCGGCCTTCTCCCAGTCCGTGTCCACCTTGTACTGGGGCACGTCGGGCAGGCCGTTGGGTCGGACCGCCGCCAGCCGCGGGTCCTGCATGGCCTGCATCATGAGCAGGCCGCGGGCCTCCATCAGCTTGGCATGGCCGAGCCCGCCGCGGTCCTGCAGCATGAAGTCGAACCCCTTGGCCTGGCCGAGCTCCACCACCGCCGGCGGCGGGAACGCGAACGCCAGGGCGTTCCGGTAGCCGGCGAACACGCCCATGGCGCGGCCGGCCACCGCCTTCACTTTGAGGTCCGGCCGGTCGCGCAGCTCCCAGTCCCGCAGCTTGATGAACGACATGCCCTGGTTCTGGCCGCGGCCGGCCATGCTGAACCCGGAGATGGTCATGCAGGATTCCACGGCCTCCTTCTGCTCCACCAGGAAATGGTGCCGGAGCCTGGTCATCACCTCTTCAGTCTGCTCCAGGGTGGATCCGGGGGGGAGCTGGACCATGGCCATCATCATCCCCTGGTCCTCATCGGGCAGGTACGACGTGGGCATCCGCATGAAGTAGTAACCCATGGCCGCGACGATGAGCACAAAGAGGACGAGGTAGGGCGCCTTGACCCGCAGGATGTGCCCCACCAGCGCCTGGTACCGCTCCCGTAAAAAGTTGAAGCCGCGGTCGAACCAGAGGAAGAACGGCCGGAACAGGCGGAAGCCGGTTTCGGCCGCCTCATGCCCCTTGGCCACGGGCTTGAGGAGCGAGGCGCAGAGCACGGGCGTCAGGATCAACGCCACCACCACCGACAACATCATCGAGGAAATGATGGTGATGGAGAACTGGCGGTAGATAACCCCGGTGGAGCCGGGGAAGAACATCATGGGGCCGAAGACGGCCGAGAGCACCAACCCGATGCCCACCAGCGCGCTGGTGATCTCGCCCATGGACTTGCGGGTGGCTTCGCGCGGCGACAGCCCCTCCTCGCTCATGACGCGCTCCACGTTCTCCACGACGACGATGGCATCGTCCACCAACAGCCCGATGGCCAGCACCATGGCGAACATGGTGAGCATGTTGATGGAGAACCCGAACAGCGCCAGCACGCCGAAGGTGCCCAGCAGCACCACGGGCACGGCGATGGTGGGAATCAGGGTGGCCCGCAGGTTGCCCAGAAACAGGTACATGATGAGGAACACCAGAACGATCGCTTCGATGAGCGTCTTGACCACTTCCCAGATGGCGACCTTCACGAAGGGCGTCGTGTCGTAGGGATAGACCACCTTCATGCCGGCGGGGAAGTACCGCGACAGCTCCGCCATCTTGGCCTTGACCGCGTCGGCGGTGTCCAGAGCGTTGGCGCCCGGCTCCTGGCGGACCGCCAGACCGGCCACCGGCATGCCGTCATGCTTGGAGATGACGTCGTAGAACTCGGTCCCCAGCTCGGTGCGCGCCACGTCCCGGACCCGCACCACCGACCCGTCGGGGTTGATGCGCAGCGGGATGGCGGCGAACTCCTCGGGGGTCTTGAGCAGCGACTGCACGATGATGGACGCGTTGAGGCGCTGGCCGGGAACCGCCGGCATCCCGCCGAACTGGCCGGCGGAAACCTCCACGTTGTACGCCCGCACCGCGAGCACCACGTCGCTCGTGGTCATGTTGTACTTGGTGAGCCGGTCCGGGTTCAGCCAGATCCGCATGGCGTACTGGGATCCGAACGCCTCCACCTCGCCCACGCCCGGCACGCGGGCCAGTGACGGCTGGATCTGGGACGCACAGTAGTCGTTCAGGTCGTGCTGGTCCAGGTCGGCGCTCTCGCTCCGGAGGCCGACGATCATCAGGTAATTGCGGGTCGATTTGCTGACCGTGACGCCCCGGCGCTGCACGTCCTCCGGCAGCATGGGCAGCGCGAGCTGGAGCTTGTTCTGCACCTTCGCCCAGGCCAGGTCCGGATCGGTGCCCGGCGCGAAGGTCAGCGTGAGGGTGCCGGTGCCCGACGAGTCGCTGGTGGCGGACATGTACAGCATCCGGTCGAGGCCCGTCATCTTCTGCTCGATGATCTGGACCACGCTGTCCTCGACGGTCTTGGCCGACGCGCCGGGGAAGACCGCGGAGATGGAGATGGACGGCGGCGCAATGGGCGGATACTGGGAGATGGGCAGGTTGTAGATCGCCAGGGCGCCGCCCAGCATCATGCCGATGGCGATGACCCAGGCGAAGACCGGGCGGTCGAGGAAAAATCTGGAGAGCATGGACTCCCCCTACTGCTTCGGCGCGGCGCCCGGCGGGTTGGCGTCGGCACCCGGCGGGCCCGCCGGCGGCGCACCGAAGGGCAGCGCCTTGACCGCCATGCCGGGCCGCACCTTCTGCAGCCCCTCGACGATTACGCGGTCGCCCGCCGCCAGTCCCGCGGCGACCAGCCACTTGTCGCCGAGCGCGCGGTCCAGCGTCAGGGCCCGCTGCTCCACCTTGCCCGCGGCGTTCACGATCCAGGCGACGGGCTTGCCCTTCGGATCGCGGGTGATTCCTTGCTGGGTCACGCAGAGCGCCTGTTCGCTGACCCCTTCCTCGACGACCGCCCGCACGAACATGCCGGGCAGCAGGATCTGCTTGGGATTGGGGAAGACCATCCGCAGGGTCACTGAACCCGTGGTCGGGTCCACGGTCACGTCGCGGAACTGCAGGGTGCCCTCCTGCGCGTAGGTGGCGCCGTCCTCCAGGATGAGCTTCACCTTGTTCCGGGAGACGCCGTTGGAGAGGCGGCCCTCCTCGAGGTTGCGCCGTAGCCGCAGGAGATCCGCGCTGGCCTGGGTGACATCCACGTAGATAGGATCCAGCTGTTGGATGACCGCCAGGGGAACCGGCTGGTACGCCGTCACCATGGCGCCCACGGTGACGTTGGATTTGCCGATGCGCCCCGAGATGGGCGCCTTGATGGGCGTATAGGCGAGGTTGATCCGGGCGCTCTCGACGGCCGTCCGGCTGATCTCCAGGGCCGCCCGCCGCGCCGCCAGATTGGCTTCGGCCTGACGGAGAGTGGCGCTGGCGTCGTCGTATTCCTGCTGCCCCACGGCGTGAATCGCCACGAGCCCCTGGAGGCGTTCGGCCCGGGAGCGGAGGGCCGGCAGGTTCGCCTCAGCCACGGCCAGTTCCGCCTCCGCCGCGCCGAGGGCGGCCTGGGCCTGGTCGTAGGCCGCCTGATACGGCTCGGGATCGATCTGATACAGCAACTCGCCTTCCTGGACGTAGGCGCCCTCCCGGAAGAGGCGACTCTGGATGAGGCCGTTGACCTGCGGCCGGATCTCGGCCACCAGGTAGGCGGACGTCCGGCCGGGTAGTTCGGTGGTGAGCACCACCCGCTCGGTCTGGACCGTCACGAACGCCACCTCGGGCGGGCCCGCCGGCGGCGGCGCCGGCTGCGATCCGCAGCCCGCCAACAGGAGCCCGGCCATCATGGCCGTCGCGGCGATCACCCGATTCAGCCAGTATCGACTCGGCATACATTATCTCCTCGCTCCGCGTTCGAACGGGGCCCAGAATATCACTGATCAAAAAAATAGTCAAGTACTTAAATGTTTATTTGTGAATAAATATTATTATCAATATAATCAAATATTTAAATAATACCATTGATGCCGTTGATTGGAACATGCTCGAACCGGACGGCTGGTTGCCGCCGTAAGCCGGCCGCGCCGGAACGCATATATTAAGATGAATGGAGCCTGGTGCCTAGCGCTTGACCAGCTCCACGCGGCGGTTCTTCGCACGCCCCTCGTCGGTATCGTTGGACGCCACCGGAGCCAGCGGGCCGCAGCCGAACGCGGACAGCCGCGCCGCCGCAATCCCGTGCGTTCCGGTGAGCGCCGCCACCACCGCCTTCGCCCGCGCCTCGGACAGGGCCATGTTGTGGGGGATATCCCCAGTCGAGTCGGTGTGGCCGACAACCAGCAGGGACAGCTTCGGATCCTGTTTCAGCAGCCGGGCGATCTCCTCAAGTGACTTCTCCGATCCGGGCTTGATCTCGGCCTTGTCGGTATCGAAGTGGATGCCGTAGACGGCGGCGTGGCCCGTGTCGTGGAGGTCGCCCTTCCAGATGTCTGCGCTCGCGACCACATCCTGCTGCATGCCGCCCCGCTCGACGATGACGACGTGGTAGTTGTTCCCGCTGTCGCCGATGGCCACCCGAACCCAGATCTCGTCCGTTCCCCGGACCAGCTTCAGGGTGGTGAGCCCGCCGCCGGCGGCCACGTCCTGGTACAGCACGCCGCCGCCGATCCGGGCGACGGCGTTCTGGTAGTTGCGGGCGATCTGCAGCGGCGACGGTACGCTGACGCCGTCTTTGGGCCGGTAGTCGATGCGCGTGGTGCGTCCCTCCACGGCGACGAGCCGGCCGTCCTTGCCTTCAAACTCGAAGCGGTCGAAATCCTTCTGGTCGTAGTTCTCGATGAAATATCCGGGCATGCGCGACAGCAGCGGATGGTCCTGTCCGCCGGGCGTGTCGTCCTGCGCCCGCAGCGGCGCTACGGCCGCCAGCAACACCAGCGTGCCCATCACCATCAGTCGGATTGCGTTCATGGTTCGTTCTCCTGGATGAGGATCGCGGATCAGCCGCCGATCCGCGAAGAGGAGCAGCATAGATAAGGTTCCACCGGAACACAAGCGGAAAGAATGGCGGGGCTCCCGGTGGCCGGAGCCCACGCACCGCAACACCGGCTACGGTTGAGCCGCCGGTCGGGTGCCGCGTTCGGCATACTTGTCAATCAGCTCCCGCGTGAGCACCTTCATTGCGCTGTCGCATTTCGGTGTGGCGATGTTCGTGAGGATGACCACGGCGAAGTCGGCGGCCGGATCGAACAGGATCCGGGCGATGTTCATGCCGTTGGAGCCGCCGTGGGAGATGAGCGGGTTTGGATAGCCCTCCAGCCGCACCTCGCCCCAGCCGAAGGCGTACCGTCCCGACGGCGGCGTGCCGATGGGGGCGTCCTTGGCCGGCGGCATCTCGGCGACCATGGTGTGGAGCTTCTTCAGGGTCTCCGGCTGCACGAGCGCAGGGCCGCGCTTCCCCTGGCCGGCGTTCCAGCCCGCCCAGCGCGCGAAATCGAGCACCGACATGTGGGCGATCCCCGCGGGGCCGATCACCGCCGGGTTATCCGCCATGGGACCGGCGAGGATCGGCTTGATCTTGCCGCCGATGACGGCGTGCGGCAGGGGAGCGTCCACCCGACCCGGGGTGCACTGCGGTCCGAGACCCGCCGAGCGGAGACCCAGCGGCAGGAAGATCCACTCGAAGATCAGCTCGTCCCAGCTGCGCCCCGCCAGTCGTTCAATCATGGCGCCGACGATGGTGTAGTTCAGGTTGGAGTACTCGAAGCGGACGCCGGGCCGGCCGGACATGGGCAGGGCCGCCCACTGGCCCACCAGCCAGGCCCGGATGTCGTCGAGGTTGCCCGGCGGATAGCCGTCCACGTTGGTGATGAGTGCCAGGTACGGCATGGCGTCTTGCGACAGGTTGTCGCTGGGGAGCCCGCTGGTGTGCGAAAGCATGCGCTCCACCGTCAGCGCTTTGAAAACGGGGTCGGCCCCGCCGCCGAGCTCCGGGAATACCTCACCGATGGTGGAGTCCCAGCGGAGCTTGCCGCGCTCCACCAGGATCGCGGCCATGGTGGCGGTCATAGCCTTGGTGTCCGAGCCCAGGTGGAACCGATCGTCCAGGGTCACCGGGATCGCTTCGCCCCACCGGCGAGTGCCCACGGCCCCGACGGCGACCACCTGCCCGTCCTGCACCACCGCCGCGGCCAGGGCCGGAATCTCGTACGCGGCCAGGTACGGCTGGAGCAGCGGATTCAGCGACTCCTGCGCCGGGGCGAATCCCGCAGGCAGAACCAGCGCCAGAATGACAACTACCATCCGGATCCAACGCGGGGTGTCCATCACCGGTCATCCTCCTCGTCAAAGAGACTGTTCAGGGCTACGGCGAGGCGGCCGGCCAGCCGGGCGTTGTGGCGCAGCAGCGACCGGTTGGCCGCCAGCGACGCGCCGCCCGTGAGCGCCGCCACCCGGGCCAACAGGAAGGGCGTCAGGTCCTTGCCCCGGATCCCCCGGGTTTCCGCTTCCGCCTGGGCGCGCTCGACGGCCGCGGCGATCACGGCGGCGTCCAGCGCGTCCGCCTCCGGGACGGGGTTGACCACCAGCACGCCCCCGCCCAGATCCAGATCCCATTTCGCCTCGATCACCCGGACCACGTCCTCGGGTGTATCCACCCGTCCGTCCACAGCGAGACCGGAGGTGCGACTGTAGAACGCCGGGAACTCGTCGGTGCCGTAGCCCAGCACCGGCACGCCGAGGGTCTCCAGCAGCTCCCGGGTCAGCGGCAGGTCCAGGATGCTCTTGGCGCCCGCGCACACCACCATCACCGGGTAGCGGGCCAGTTCCGCCAGGTCGGCGGAGA
It encodes the following:
- a CDS encoding pseudouridine-5'-phosphate glycosidase; amino-acid sequence: MKFNEDLIHIAAEVAEAQQAHRPVVALESTVIAHGLPYPDNVATALEMEEAVRAQGAVPATLAVLDGRLRIGLTPAEIERLGCGREPVAKLSRRNLAVAVAQGGLGATTVAATIIGAWAAGIQVMATGGIGGVHRGAPQTFDISADLAELARYPVMVVCAGAKSILDLPLTRELLETLGVPVLGYGTDEFPAFYSRTSGLAVDGRVDTPEDVVRVIEAKWDLDLGGGVLVVNPVPEADALDAAVIAAAVERAQAEAETRGIRGKDLTPFLLARVAALTGGASLAANRSLLRHNARLAGRLAVALNSLFDEEDDR
- a CDS encoding efflux RND transporter periplasmic adaptor subunit, which codes for MPSRYWLNRVIAATAMMAGLLLAGCGSQPAPPPAGPPEVAFVTVQTERVVLTTELPGRTSAYLVAEIRPQVNGLIQSRLFREGAYVQEGELLYQIDPEPYQAAYDQAQAALGAAEAELAVAEANLPALRSRAERLQGLVAIHAVGQQEYDDASATLRQAEANLAARRAALEISRTAVESARINLAYTPIKAPISGRIGKSNVTVGAMVTAYQPVPLAVIQQLDPIYVDVTQASADLLRLRRNLEEGRLSNGVSRNKVKLILEDGATYAQEGTLQFRDVTVDPTTGSVTLRMVFPNPKQILLPGMFVRAVVEEGVSEQALCVTQQGITRDPKGKPVAWIVNAAGKVEQRALTLDRALGDKWLVAAGLAAGDRVIVEGLQKVRPGMAVKALPFGAPPAGPPGADANPPGAAPKQ
- a CDS encoding beta-lactamase family protein; translation: MDTPRWIRMVVVILALVLPAGFAPAQESLNPLLQPYLAAYEIPALAAAVVQDGQVVAVGAVGTRRWGEAIPVTLDDRFHLGSDTKAMTATMAAILVERGKLRWDSTIGEVFPELGGGADPVFKALTVERMLSHTSGLPSDNLSQDAMPYLALITNVDGYPPGNLDDIRAWLVGQWAALPMSGRPGVRFEYSNLNYTIVGAMIERLAGRSWDELIFEWIFLPLGLRSAGLGPQCTPGRVDAPLPHAVIGGKIKPILAGPMADNPAVIGPAGIAHMSVLDFARWAGWNAGQGKRGPALVQPETLKKLHTMVAEMPPAKDAPIGTPPSGRYAFGWGEVRLEGYPNPLISHGGSNGMNIARILFDPAADFAVVILTNIATPKCDSAMKVLTRELIDKYAERGTRPAAQP
- a CDS encoding efflux RND transporter permease subunit, which produces MLSRFFLDRPVFAWVIAIGMMLGGALAIYNLPISQYPPIAPPSISISAVFPGASAKTVEDSVVQIIEQKMTGLDRMLYMSATSDSSGTGTLTLTFAPGTDPDLAWAKVQNKLQLALPMLPEDVQRRGVTVSKSTRNYLMIVGLRSESADLDQHDLNDYCASQIQPSLARVPGVGEVEAFGSQYAMRIWLNPDRLTKYNMTTSDVVLAVRAYNVEVSAGQFGGMPAVPGQRLNASIIVQSLLKTPEEFAAIPLRINPDGSVVRVRDVARTELGTEFYDVISKHDGMPVAGLAVRQEPGANALDTADAVKAKMAELSRYFPAGMKVVYPYDTTPFVKVAIWEVVKTLIEAIVLVFLIMYLFLGNLRATLIPTIAVPVVLLGTFGVLALFGFSINMLTMFAMVLAIGLLVDDAIVVVENVERVMSEEGLSPREATRKSMGEITSALVGIGLVLSAVFGPMMFFPGSTGVIYRQFSITIISSMMLSVVVALILTPVLCASLLKPVAKGHEAAETGFRLFRPFFLWFDRGFNFLRERYQALVGHILRVKAPYLVLFVLIVAAMGYYFMRMPTSYLPDEDQGMMMAMVQLPPGSTLEQTEEVMTRLRHHFLVEQKEAVESCMTISGFSMAGRGQNQGMSFIKLRDWELRDRPDLKVKAVAGRAMGVFAGYRNALAFAFPPPAVVELGQAKGFDFMLQDRGGLGHAKLMEARGLLMMQAMQDPRLAAVRPNGLPDVPQYKVDTDWEKAGTLGVSVTAIQATIATAFGSAYVNDFIQGGRVKRVYAQADSAFRMLPNGLDRLYVRNNLGEMVPVAALASGRWIYDSPRLERYNGFPALNFLGEAAPGRSSGEAMQAMEEIVAKLPQGFGYDWTGLSYQERMGQAQTGLLYTFSILAIFLVLAALYESWTIPISILFALPLGVIGGVLASTWRGLPNDVYFQIGLLTVLGLTTKNAILIVQFAKLRLAQGISLIEATLEGARLRLRPIVMTSLAFGFGVLPLAMAAGAGAGAQQAIGTSVLGGMITATFLAIFFIPLFYVVVVQVFGRKTSRRVASHAPDEFQPQEE
- a CDS encoding OmpA family protein, producing MLLLFADRRLIRDPHPGERTMNAIRLMVMGTLVLLAAVAPLRAQDDTPGGQDHPLLSRMPGYFIENYDQKDFDRFEFEGKDGRLVAVEGRTTRIDYRPKDGVSVPSPLQIARNYQNAVARIGGGVLYQDVAAGGGLTTLKLVRGTDEIWVRVAIGDSGNNYHVVIVERGGMQQDVVASADIWKGDLHDTGHAAVYGIHFDTDKAEIKPGSEKSLEEIARLLKQDPKLSLLVVGHTDSTGDIPHNMALSEARAKAVVAALTGTHGIAAARLSAFGCGPLAPVASNDTDEGRAKNRRVELVKR